GGACACCCGCCCTGACGCCACGGCCTCGAGGCCGAAGACCTCCCGCACGAGTTCCGTCCGCCCCGAGCCGACGAGGCCCGCGATGCCGAAAATTTCGCCGCGCCGCAGCGTCAGGCTCGCGCCCTTCGGCAGCGGCCGGCCAGCTAAGGCCTCCAGTTCCAGCACGGGTTCGCCGATGGCGTGCGGCGTCCGGGCGTAAACGTCCGCGAGTTCGCGGCCGACCATCAGGCGGATGATTGCGCTCGCCGGCGTCGAGGCGACCTCGCCGGACCCGACCGCACGCCCGTCGCGAAGGACGGTGAACCGGTCGGCCACCGCACACACCTCTTCGAGAAAATGGCTGATGTAAATGACGCTGACGCCCGCATCGCGCAGCCGCCGAATGACGGCGAAGAGAATTTCCGCGTCGGCCTGGCTGAGGCTCGAGGTCGGTTCGTCCATGACGACGACCCGCGCCCGGGCCGCCAGCGCCCGCGCCACTTCCACGAGTTGCTGCGCGCCGACGCCGAGGTCGCCGACGCACGCCGACGGGTGAATGTCCGGATGGTGCAGCACCGCCAGGGCCGCCTCGGCCTGGCGGCGCATCGCGCCGCGGCGGACGAAACCGAACCGCGTCGGCTCGACGCCCAGCAGGACGTTCTCCTCCACCGACAGGTGCGGCGCGAGGCTGAGTTCCTGGTACACGATGGCGACGCCCGACGCACGGGCCTCCAGCGGGCCCGGCGGCGCGTACGGCACGCCGTCAAGGACCATGCGGCCGGCGTCGGCCTTCAGGGCGCCCGAGAGGATCTTCATCAGGGTGCTCTTGCCGGCCCCGTTCTCGCCGACCAGTGCATGGACTTCGCCGGGGCGGACGTCCAGGTCCACGTCCACCAGCGCGCGCGTCGAGCCGAACGCCTTCGAGATGCCCGTCATCTTCAGGCGGAGGGGCGCCGCCTCGGAGGAGGGCGAATCCTGCGACCTAGGCCCGGCCGTGCTCATCGTTCGGTACCGGACGGGGGAATCATTCCACCGGCGGATGGACCAGGAGGTCGATCTCGGGGTCCGAGAAATTTTTCGGCGTCACGAGGACGACGCCCGTATCGACACGTTTGGGCACCTCTTGGCCGCGGATGTGGCGAACGATGGTCCGCACGCCTTCTTCGCCCATCTTGAACGGGTTCTGGACGACGAGGCCCTGGATCTCGCCCTTCGCCATGGCTTCGAGCAACCTCTCGGACGCGTCGAAGCCGACGTACTTGACCTTGCCCGCCCGTCCGCTGGTCACCAGGGCCCGCAGCATGCCGTACGCGCTCGACTCGTTCGGACAGAAGATGCCGTCCACCTGGTCCTCGCCGTACTTCGTCAGGAGCGCCTGGCCGGCCGTCATGGCCGTCTCGACCGTGGCCCCCGCATGTTGGTCGCTG
This window of the Planctomycetota bacterium genome carries:
- a CDS encoding sugar ABC transporter ATP-binding protein, which encodes MSTAGPRSQDSPSSEAAPLRLKMTGISKAFGSTRALVDVDLDVRPGEVHALVGENGAGKSTLMKILSGALKADAGRMVLDGVPYAPPGPLEARASGVAIVYQELSLAPHLSVEENVLLGVEPTRFGFVRRGAMRRQAEAALAVLHHPDIHPSACVGDLGVGAQQLVEVARALAARARVVVMDEPTSSLSQADAEILFAVIRRLRDAGVSVIYISHFLEEVCAVADRFTVLRDGRAVGSGEVASTPASAIIRLMVGRELADVYARTPHAIGEPVLELEALAGRPLPKGASLTLRRGEIFGIAGLVGSGRTELVREVFGLEAVASGRVSVAGVTTTGWLPPRMLARGVGYLSEDRGGEGLAANLSVADNLTLSRLRPYVRGGLLSRRRVREATADWIRRLGIRTQGPDQPVASLSGGNQQKVALARLLHQEADVLLLDEPTRGIDVGSKADVYALVGRLAAQGKAILWISSYLPELLGVCDTLAVMHRGLLSEKHPVSEWTPEAVMHVATGGEEERG